A single genomic interval of Apis cerana isolate GH-2021 linkage group LG2, AcerK_1.0, whole genome shotgun sequence harbors:
- the LOC107996022 gene encoding protein lethal(2)essential for life produces MMSLLPLLFSAWWADLDRPHRIWDQNFGMGLYPEQLIFPSSIDSRMYSPLNNRAMLDLYYRPLAEFLRRDGGGTSTITADKDTFKVILDIQQFKPEEISVKLINRLVVVEAKHEEKKDEHGLISRQFVRKYLLPEQVDEEKLASSMSSDGILIITAPLKQIEENLNERNIKVEFTGKPALRADSKEQIADEKKPVSENENPEEMTENPTKEMPEKK; encoded by the coding sequence ATGATGTCATTATTGCCGCTGTTATTTTCTGCCTGGTGGGCAGATTTGGATCGTCCACATCGCATCTGGGATCAAAATTTTGGCATGGGCCTATATCCTGAACAATTAATCTTTCCcagttcgatcgattcgagaatGTATTCGCCGTTAAACAACAGAGCTATGTTGGATTTATACTATCGACCTTTGGCTGAGTTTTTGCGACGTGACGGGGGTGGCACATCGACCATTACAGCGGACAAGGACACGTTTAAAGTGATACTCGACATCCAACAATTTAAACCCGAGGAGATCAGCGTGAAACTGATCAATCGATTGGTCGTGGTAGAGGCGAAacacgaagaaaagaaagacgaGCACGGTTTAATCTCGAGACAGTTTGTAAGAAAATACTTGTTACCTGAACAAGTGGATGAAGAGAAATTGGCATCGAGTATGTCTTCCGATGGCATATTAATAATCACGGCTCCATTGAAGCAGATTGAAGAAAACTTGAACGAGAGGAACATCAAAGTCGAGTTCACAGGAAAACCAGCTCTTCGTGCTGATTCGAAAGAGCAAATAGCTGACGAGAAGAAACCAGTCTCTGAGAATGAAAATCCGGAGGAAATGACAGAAAATCCGACGAAAGAGATGccagagaaaaaataa
- the LOC107996023 gene encoding protein lethal(2)essential for life — MRRGMTLIPRLFSHWWEALEQPHRLLDQHFGRGLRADQLFPSIPFRSFPYNFSRPWIDWEREEDCGWSIMRNDKDKFRVILDVQQFKPEEINVKVIDNFIVVEGKHEDKADDHGLISRHFVRKYLVPDQCDPEKAASSLSTDGILTITAPLRPEAAESKREKTIKIEQTGKPMVEDEPQKIKQTQ; from the exons atgagGAGAGGAATGACATTAATTCCAAGATTGTTTTCCCATTGGTGGGAAGCATTGGAACAACCACATCGATTATTGGATCAGCATTTTGGAAGAGGATTACGAGCAGATCAACTTTTTCCTTCAATACCATTCAGATCATTtccttataatttttctcgaccATGGATAGATTGGGAACGAGAAGAAGATTGTGGCTGGTCCATAATGAGaaatgataaagataaatttcgagTGATTCTTGACGTGCAGCAATTCAAACCAGAAGAAATAAATGTCAAAGTTATTGACAATTTCATTGTTGTGGAAG GAAAACATGAAGACAAGGCAGATGATCACGGTTTAATCTCCAGACACTtcgttagaaaatatttagtaCCAGATCAATGTGATCCTGAGAAAGCTGCAAGTAGTTTGTCTACAGATGGTATTTTAACGATAACAGCACCACTAAGACCTGAAGCTGCTGAAAGTAAACgagaaaaaactataaaaattgaacaaacgGGGAAGCCTATGGTAGAAGATGAACctcagaaaataaaacaaacacaatag
- the LOC107996028 gene encoding protein lethal(2)essential for life, whose protein sequence is MNLESLLLPYLWENMERAHSTINPNLRVRINPENLGSKIMHVYDFLPQKTSPKLHMDYYRPWGELLRKSEGGASTVTADKNQFRVDLDVQQFSPEEINVKVVDRFVIVEAKHEEKEDEHGWISRQFMRKYIIPEQCDIDQASSKLSSDGVLSIIVPRKQKVISEGERVINIEHTGKPCDAQNEERKEKEEDVE, encoded by the coding sequence ATGAATCTGGAAAGTTTGCTTCTTCCTTATTTATGGGAGAATATGGAACGTGCTCATTCCACTATAAATCCGAATCTTAGAGTTAGAATCAATCCAGAGAATTTGGGTTCGAAAATCATGCACGTGTATGATTTCCTACCACAAAAAACGAGTCCAAAATTGCACATGGACTACTACAGACCATGGGGTGAATTGTTACGCAAAAGCGAAGGTGGTGCATCAACAGTGACAGCTGACAAAAATCAGTTCCGTGTGGACCTGGATGTCCAACAATTCTCACCTGAGGAAATCAATGTTAAAGTTGTCGACCGCTTCGTGATTGTCGAAGCAAAGcatgaagagaaagaggacGAGCATGGTTGGATTTCCAGGCAATTCATGAGGAAATACATAATTCCTGAACAATGCGACATCGATCAAGCGTCCTCGAAACTTTCATCTGACGGTGTCCTTTCGATTATTGTACCACGCAAGCAAAAAGTCATTTCGGAAGGCGAAagagtaattaatattgaacatACTGGGAAACCATGCGATGCgcaaaatgaagaaagaaaagagaaagaggaggacgTGGAGTAA
- the LOC107996025 gene encoding protein lethal(2)essential for life has protein sequence MSLIPMMFSDWWEDLDRPHRLWDQHFGTAIDLDDFNDLDSLGSEVLLYRPHKRGRRHHRHNHHPFLKAFNKRHGRGTSTVQADKDKFQVTLDVSQFAPEEITVKVVDQKVVIEAKHEEKRDEHGWISRQFIRKYIIPSQCDINQVESHLSSDGILSITAPRKEPLQSRSNERTVKVHYTGEPALTNFDDSSNDVSESQKEQQIPQREQSQSQQQNQQLQNQQHQQHQRCKKGSKGV, from the coding sequence ATGTCATTAATACCAATGATGTTTTCCGACTGGTGGGAAGATCTAGACCGACCTCATCGTCTTTGGGATCAGCATTTTGGCACAGCAATAGATCTAGATGATTTTAACGATCTAGATTCACTTGGTTCAGAAGTTCTGCTATATCGACCACATAAACGCGGCAGAAGACATCATCGTCATAATCATCATCCATTTTTGAAGGCTTTCAACAAAAGGCATGGTCGCGGTACATCAACTGTTCAAGCTGATAAAGACAAATTTCAAGTGACATTGGATGTATCACAATTTGCACCGGAGGAAATTACTGTTAAAGTAGTAGATCAGAAAGTCGTCATCGAAGCTAAAcacgaagaaaaaagggatGAACATGGTTGGATATCCAGAcaatttatcagaaaatatattataccgtCACAATGTGATATCAATCAAGTAGAATCACATTTGTCTTCCGACGGTATCTTATCTATTACGGCACCAAGAAAAGAACCTTTACAATCTAGATCAAATGAGAGAACAGTGAAGGTACATTATACGGGTGAACCAGCTTTGACTAATTTTGATGATTCTTCAAATGACGTTTCTGAATCACAAAAAGAACAACAAATTCCACAACGAGAACAATCACAATCACAACAGCAAAATCAGCAATTACAAAATCAGCAACATCAACAACATCAGCGTTGTAAAAAGGGCAGTAAAGGTGTATAa
- the LOC107996026 gene encoding protein lethal(2)essential for life produces the protein MSLVPLLFSDWWETLDRPHRLLDQNFGLGLYPEQLLSPSRLELCLQPRRGNVYISRPNWAELFRSDRGSSTVQADKDKFQVVLDVQQFEPHEIDVKVVDKFVVVTAKHEEKRDEHGWISRQFVRKYLIPEQCDLEQVSSKLSSDGVLTITAPRKDQGNIENERVIKIEQTGKPAIQTKPPKQQQNQNEENEEKK, from the coding sequence ATGTCATTGGTACCTTTGCTATTCTCTGATTGGTGGGAGACTCTGGATCGTCCGCACCGTCTCTTGGACCAGAATTTCGGATTAGGCCTTTATCCGGAACAATTGTTATCACCGAGCCGATTGGAGTTATGTTTACAACCACGAAGAGGAAACGTTTACATCTCCAGACCGAATTGGGCTGAACTGTTTCGTAGTGACAGAGGCAGTTCAACTGTTCAAgcagataaagataaatttcaagtTGTACTTGACGTTCAACAATTTGAACCTCATGAAATCGATGTTAAAGTCGTTGATAAATTTGTTGTTGTTACGGCAAAGCATGAGGAAAAACGCGATGAGCACGGTTGGATTTCACGTCAGTTCGTCAGAAAATATCTGATTCCAGAGCAATGTGATCTTGAACAAGTCTCATCGAAGTTATCATCTGACGGCGTTCTTACTATCACTGCTCCAAGGAAGGATCAAGGAAATATAGAGAATGAACGAGTAATCAAAATCGAGCAAACCGGTAAACCAGCAATCCAGACGAAACCACCCAAACAGCAGCAGAACCAAAATGAAGAAaacgaagagaagaaataa
- the LOC107994023 gene encoding uncharacterized protein LOC107994023, with product MNKLIFLIVILLTLLINQGESLYCYRCDSNHPGCGTPLNWLWYWGETCPEYDDKCVKIIERKGAETMITRDCLSSVRSFRTDIPADRYEGCRPAAKDVRLGHYVNNSIWQLDIHRDYYDEVTWCFCYFDHRCNSSNNINISILLLFIGIGIQFAV from the exons atgaacaaattaatttttctgattgttattttgttaactttattaattaatcaag GAGAAAGCTTATATTGTTATCGCTGTGATAGCAATCATCCTGGGTGTGGCACACCTTTGAATTGGTTATGGTATTGGGGAGAAACATGTCCAGAATATGATgataaatgtgtaaaaattattgaaagaaaaggag ctGAAACCATGATAACACGTGATTGTTTAAGTTCTGTTCGTAGTTTTAGAACAGATATTCCAGCTGATCGGTATGAAGGTTGTCGACCAGCTGCAAAAGATGTCAGATTAGgacattatgtaaataattctatttggCAATTAGATATTCATAGAGATTATTATGATGAAGTAACATGGTGTTTCTGTTATTTTGATCATAGATGTAAtagttctaataatattaatatttcaatactattgttatttataggTATTGGAATACAATTTGCagtataa
- the LOC107994022 gene encoding alpha-crystallin A chain, which yields MSFLPVLFNWGEDLKTPYYPFDQFFGLPLSSEDLSTSSFPDDTNILMLRPHRCFRRYQPYKRFTDRTSSGTSTIQADKNKFQVSLDVQQFAPEEMSVKVVGKNVVVEGKHEEKQDEHGWISRQFVRKYIVPEQCDIDQLKSSLSSDGILMITAPRKEIDPTSKNERIIKIQITGKPALRDDTKLIEKQKENQVQKNSIPQRGQEQTVKAA from the coding sequence atgtcTTTTTTGCCGGTACTTTTTAATTGGGGAGAGGATTTGAAGACACCTTATTATCCCTTTGACCAATTTTTTGGACTTCCACTGAGTTCTGAAGATTTATCAACATCTTCCTTTCCTGACgatactaatattttaatgctaAGACCTCATCGCTGTTTTCGCAGATATCAACcttataaaagatttacagATCGTACATCCAGTGGAACATCTACAATACAagctgataaaaataaatttcaagtatCATTGGATGTTCAACAATTTGCTCCAGAAGAAATGAGTGTTAAAGTTGTGGGAAAGAATGTAGTTGTCGAAGGCAAACATGAAGAAAAACAGGATGAACATGGATGGATATCTAGACAGTTTgtacgaaaatatattgtacCAGAACAATGTGatattgatcaattaaaatcaaGTTTATCTTCTGATGGAATATTGATGATCACTGCACCAAGAAAAGAGATTGATCCAACatcaaagaatgaaagaattattaaaattcaaattacagGAAAACCTGCTTTAAGAGATGATACAAAactaattgaaaaacaaaaggaAAATCAAGTTCAGAAGAATTCCATACCACAAAGAGGACAAGAACAAACAGTAAAAGCTGCttag